In a genomic window of Vulpes lagopus strain Blue_001 chromosome 13, ASM1834538v1, whole genome shotgun sequence:
- the LOC121475035 gene encoding thymosin beta-4-like: protein MEDDYRVLYLELKIVEIEKESQTGLWTLLTLTVFSTSSETTSDKPNLAEIEKFNKPKLKAEMEETNPLFCKETVELEKRTQES, encoded by the exons ATGGAGGATGACTACAGAGTGTTATACTTGGAGTTAAAGATTGTTGAAATAGAGAAAG AATCACAAACTGGACTCTGGACTCTGCTTACCTTAACTGTCTTCTCTACTTCCTCTGAAACCACATCTGACAAACCCAATCTGGCTGAGATTGAGAAATTCAATAAGCCAAAATTGAAGGCAGAGATGGAAGAGACAAATCCACTGTTCTGCAAAGAAACAGTTGAACTGGAAAAGCGAACACAGGAATCCTAG